Proteins encoded in a region of the Zea mays cultivar B73 chromosome 4, Zm-B73-REFERENCE-NAM-5.0, whole genome shotgun sequence genome:
- the LOC100273237 gene encoding Salutaridine reductase, with translation MEGDTGNRSEKEVAVVTGGNRGIGLEICRQLASGGVTVVLTARDAERGAEAASKLGLPNVVFHQLDVGDPSSAARLAGFIEEKFGRLDILVNNAGITGTTSNVDDPEAFRQELAGMDLMQRIEAINRHSTESYEQAEKCLRTNYHGIKAVTKALLPLLQSSSHGRIVNLSSYYGLLRFFSGDELKEELSNIDGLSEQRLDELSELFLKDFKDGQLEARGWPNEGGFAAYKASKALANAYCRILAKEHPSLCINCVHPGYVQTDMNFGSGHLTVEEGARGALMLAMAPKGGVTGAFMDHTEVASFV, from the exons ATGGAAGGAGACACAGGCAACCGATCTGAGAAAGA GGTCGCTGTGGTCACAGGAGGCAACAGGGGGATCGGGCTAGAGATATGCAGGCAACTGGCTTCCGGTGGAGTCACCGTAGTGTTGACAGCAAGGGACGCGGAGAGGGGCGCGGAGGCAGCCAGCAAGCTTGGGCTACCCAACGTCGTCTTCCATCAGCTGGATGTCGGCGATCCGTCGAGCGCTGCACGCTTAGCTGGTTTTATCGAGGAGAAGTTTGGCAGGCTGGATATATTG GTCAACAATGCAGGAATTACTGGAACGACAAGTAACGTCGACGATCCAGAAGCTTTTCGGCAAGAG CTCGCGGGCATGGATCTCATGCAGAGGATCGAAGCAATCAACAGGCACAGCACGGAATCGTACGAGCAAGCAGAGAAGTGCCTGAGGACCAACTACCACGGGATCAAGGCTGTCACAAAAGCGCTGCTCCCTCTTCTGCAGTCCTCGTCCCATGGACGGATTGTTAACCTGTCATCCTACTATGGACTACTCAGG TTTTTCAGCGGAGACGAACTGAAAGAGGAGCTCAGCAACATCGACGGCCTGTCCGAACAGAGGCTGGACGAGCTGTCAGAGCTGTTTCTCAAGGACTTCAAGGATGGGCAGCTGGAGGCTCGAGGGTGGCCGAATGAAGGAGGGTTCGCCGCGTACAAGGCGTCCAAGGCGCTCGCGAACGCCTATTGCCGGATCCTTGCGAAGGAGCACCCGTCGCTGTGCATCAACTGTGTGCATCCGGGCTATGTCCAGACGGACATGAACTTCGGGTCTGGGCATCTGACGGTCGAGGAGGGCGCGCGGGGAGCTCTCATGCTGGCCATGGCGCCCAAGGGAGGCGTCACTGGCGCGTTCATGGACCACACCGAGGTCGCGTCCTTCGTGTAA